The following nucleotide sequence is from Sparus aurata chromosome 22, fSpaAur1.1, whole genome shotgun sequence.
GAGTCGcagacagcaacaacacaagacaaaaactaTCGCCAGTCACCTTACCTGTTCCCAGGTGACCACATGCCCAGTGGCACACAAAAATGTGTGGTGATTGAGTTTCATTTTTCTGTATCCATTTTATTGTGCAGTCAGTATTTATTCCATTATTATACACTGAAGCATAAATCTgatctattgccagtttaagttGGAAACAGCTGTACAGGACACTACAGGGAAGTAGTAGGTGCTTTGCTTTGGGGTCAAACAGTTACATATTTTTGGCTGTGTCAGAGGAATGTCTGATACTGGTATCAGTGTCTGAACCTAATCACAATTACTTTTTAGTACTCAACATTACCTTCTTCTGACCCATCCCCTGAACCAGAACTCTCCAGGTCATATCCTGATCCCTCCAAGTCTTCAAGAAGGCCAGAAAACTGTTATCATGGAGAAAAGGGAATAAGGGTGTTTAAAGACACTGAATAACAGCACTGCAATACTGTTTCCTTTCTTATTATCAGGCATATGAAAACAGACAAGAGGTGAATCCAGCCTGTAAAGGTACTTTCTTTAAGAGGGCAATAAAGAAATGAGTCATGTCTCAGATACAAAGTCCCACTGAAGAAAGACGTGCACACAATGCGTACTGTGGCTAACAAACCCATAATGACACAGGTGATCACACTGTTATCAACGATAAAGTGTAATGAGTAGAGAATACAGCCTGCATTAAATGGTATTATCACTCCACCCATTTGTAAAGcaggagagaaacacagaatCTTTTGTtagacattttacatttagtttgAGTGTTTGAACAGAACTTAAGTTCTCTTCAAGTAAACTACTTTTCAATTTGTATTTGCAGTTTAACATTGTAGGGATTTTAGTTGTTCGAAATTGACAACTATAGATGTTTTACAGCCAGTTTAAAGACTGTGGGTGAATATTTGAGATTGTTTGGAGGGCGTggaggaataaaaacatttgttttgtcagaCAGAGGATGGCTGATTACTCAGAGGGAGCAACAATCTGTCATAAACAGTCATACTGTAAAAGTCCCTGCCAGAAGATAAAATGTGCCTGAGGTACTTCCTGAATCAGGTATATTGGTGTTTGTGCGGTCCAGCTGTGCGTGCCGATAAAATTCCTTGCAGGAAACAAGCTATCAGGCAGTACAAATGCAGCAAATGTTGTGTTGACTTGTAATTTAACCTaattaactaaactaaacaTTTCCGCTGAGTTCTAGATTTAAATGTGAATTTTGGTATGAcaaataataacacaatgttttggagtccttttttaaatcattattagttcaaagtttttttttgcaattcaaAGACATTACCTGGTATCTGGGCAACTCTGAGTTGAACTTTCTAGTATTTTCTTCAAAGTAATTACTAATTATTGACTAATAAAATcatacaacagaaacaaaaacaggtaaGTAGTATATTACACTGTGCAAATAGCATGTACATGATATCCTCAATTAAAATTGTGATAAAGCTCATTTATAAACAATTACAAAGTTCAAAAATATTTCATTGCGCATATCAAGACCATAAAACAAGCAACACTGCAACAGCTTATCATCATTACCAaatcttttttattcttttattcatttattatggATTAATTAGCCAACTGTTATAGGGCATAACACTAAGGTTTCCCTACTTAACATACCGAATCAAATCATTTTGGTACAACCAGGACTGTACACAGGATTTCTGGTATCTTTTAACCTGTGCTCTTTGATTGCATtattttggtgtgtaaatgacaaataataacagaatattttggagtcctTTCTTTAATCATTATTAGttaaaatttttgtttttgcaattCAAATACATTACCTGGTATCTGGGCAACTCTGAGTAGAACTTTCTagtattttcttccattttttagactaaacaaacactgaataaatatAACAGTTATTTGCAGTCCTACAAGGACGTATGTTTTAGAGATAAATCCATCCTGCTGTGGTGGGAAAGGATGATTCAGCAGATAGGGGTGTCTGCAGCAGACCTGCAGCTGACCAACATCCAGTGATGGAAAGTAATCAAAAACTGCGCTTAAATGTAAATCAGAAGTACATTAGTACTGCCATTTCATGTTAtgttatacttctactccattGCCTTTAAGAGGTAAATCTATTACTTTTAatttcactacatttatttgatatttaggtgaagttactagttactttaacaagttttcactttcaaaacacactATAGATTACCTTTCCAACAATATCAAAAAGCACATATAGTTCTCAGTCAGCCTAAACGGTCAAATGGTGTTAAGATGCATTAAAATAAAGCATCAGTatgaaacataaaataatacaataattgTAATACATAATGATTTCTTTGAgtactttacattttcaaattacacttttttgtttctaCGTCAAATTTTCAAATCAAAACTCCTACTTTTAATGAAGTATTTTTAAGCAATCTGATATACATAAGGGACAAAGGGAAGGGGGTCGTTCTGCATAAGGAGTACTTGCAGCCTACTTTTGACATGTCAAGTAAATCCAACTTGTTTATGAACGTTCATCAAGGTAAACTTTCGattgagtacttttacttgtgatGGAATATATGTTGTATTTAATTTGTCAACAGTACGTCTAATAATGAAATATATTCAATGGTGGAACTATAtctatttttacaaaataaacatgcaGGTTTAAACATATATGAGTAATTTTCTAATGGAAACTTTTCTGCTACTTTTTGTAGTAAGTAGTAGTGcattttagatttgatttatttttatcagcaacttgatttaaaaaagaaaaacttattCTGATTATCTAGAAAAATATATCTACAATATACATTCATGTATAAGTTTACTTCCACTATTTTAAGTACACTGATTGCCATAAAGCTACTTTATATActttttcactgtaaattttatttctgagactttaagacttttaatttttaccaaagtaatattctTACAAGATATCTATTCTTTTTCTCAAGTAGCACCTTTAGgtactttctttaacattgttcATAATATCTACAATTCTCTGGAGTCATATTTTGTCGAAAACTCGAGGTGGGGcaagaaattatttaaataaaatagaCGAAGAAGAAGCAGCAAATGAACATGCACAAATTCGACTTCTGTAAATTATAGGCAGCTGTACCTCAAACTAATTCAGGTTTAAATTAatctacaaaaacacaaaagatagTCAAAAGTCAGGTCGTAGATAAACACACCTCGAAATGTCGTAGGCTAACTTCAGGAAGTGAGAAAGGTGAGAGCAGACCGAGTCACGTccacattgtaaaaaaaaataaatacaataatgtACGTGTGACTGGAAATGACTTACCGTCGTGTAAACTGGACGTGTTAACACAAAGGTAAAGAATAAATAAGTAATCAAAGGTTTCCTCATGTTTTAGTGGGGTTGGTGTCCGGATTGTTCAATGTTCTTCCTCTTCGAGGACCTCCGCAGGTGATCTGATTGAACCTCGAGCCTCCGCCGGGCTGCCCCAAACCACGCCCACCAATAAATCATGCAGATGACGTGTTTACAAAAGACATCgaagaaaacagtttttatttcattattcgTTCTTTTGAATTACATCTaaccatatatatatttattctatttcatttttattttactttgtgttGTACATTTtatgcattatttttgtttaatgtcCTTTATGTAGCTTTATTTACACTTGCATTTGCTTTGTATGTGCTGAAAACCTGAAATTCAGGTTCTTTGTGAaaatacctccaccaaggaggttatgttttcaaaGGTGTCCCttagttgtttggtttgtcagcaggtttaCATGAAAACTGCTTCATGGATTTTCCATGATACCTGGAGGATgttctcagcccagaatagacaaCATTAATTTTTCATTGTAATGctcatttctcagggaataatgtcTGGTTTGTGACGAAAAATCTGATGCACAACAATACCTAACAGGCACTGCCTTAAAGCAacaagtttcagttttggcccttCAGGAGGGAAAGACATCTGGGCACATCTGAGGTAGAGTGACCTTATCCATACCTTATTTACAGGATTATTAAAATCCTAATGAGGTAATTAGATAAAAGAAgcttgaaaaataataaaaaaaaaaagatcaaaacatgagaaaaaCCACAACAATGCTGGTCAAATGTTAGAAGAACAGTTTAATCATACATAGTCACAATTCTGCTTCcaaaaatgagttttttttcttcatctaacATCTGGAAATGTACATAAGGCCACCTGAAAATGTACATGACTTTGACAGTGTGACAAAACTCATATGTTCATATTTATATAATTGACAATATTTTACATTGCGTTTGCTTACAAGGTAGTAGCTGTTCCAAAATACAGCACTCTTCTGTACAAAAATAATTCTTGTCATATCCTGTGAAGTTTCCATGGTAGCAGAGAGGACTAAATGCAGCCTCAGTTTTagtacagagtgtttttttttttttatctattctttttttaaactgtcacacATCAGAAAGACTATCAACAGTGGATGTTACAGCTCTGGTACAAATAGAGGCTGGCCTTTCCCATAGcggattaaaaacaaaaatcatgcCGGATTGTGAAGCCATAaagttctttttctttaaaataacacTTGATCAAATAAAACTGTATACATTATATTCAAGGGGAAAGGAGTGATGAATATACACACatcaaaatgcacatttttgcctttttctccCCAAAAAAGTGTAAAAGACATCCCATTTACAGCATAAACGTTTACAAATGTACAACTGTACAGACGAAATAAAAGCATCACTACAAATTTAGAGCAAGGCCTGTCAAACACCACGactagacatttttttttcaattaaactAATAATCTTACACTTATTAACTGCACATATACTACATGTATTCTACAATTATTCATATGAAGCAAAGAAGCCATCACTACGAGCATTACAGGTGAATTGTATAGCTTTCAATGGCCCCACCAGCCTCCACCAATGCACTTGCATATCCACCCGAAGGAAAAGAaacttataaaaacaaaaacagaaccaTAAAAAAAAGGTTCTTTCAGCATCCCTTTCTTCAACTCATCCCACTAGTTCTAGTTCATTTCACCTCAGATGTACAAAGCTGGGATAAGCTCCacttcacaacattttttttttctaaatcgaCTCCTCTGACCTTCAGGCGGTGGGGGTCCCATCAATGCTGCAAAGCCCCCTACCCAAAAGCAACAAGTTACTCATACATAAAGATGCTATACATCGCTAAACTACTTCTACGCAAGAGATGATTATTCAGTACATAAAGATACCGTTTTCTAGGGCAGTGTTCATCTCAAAAACTACAAGACAGATAAGATGTTacacaaaacatgataaagaaaaaaattcatTCCAAGGATTAAAACCTGTCACAGCATGCCAACACATAGCCCACTCCCACCCCCACTATCCCCACAAAAAGCCCCCCCGCCCCCACTACGGTCAATTCATGTTAAGATTATACCAGGTTACACGCCCGCTGTACAACCAAAACTCATGCTCTGTCTGCATCTATAAGTTAATGGTAGCTTTTATCTTGCATAAACTCCGAGTGATCACCTGGATGAGGGAACGAAAGCTTGAATGGGGCTCAGAGGATGCAGCAGCTCAGGTTGGTCAGTCTGTAGTAATTAGTACCGAAAACATCAGTTAGGCAAGAAAAAGCCACCACTGGGACACACCACCCTAGACTGAAGCACCGATCCCCAACAGCAAAGCTCGTAGAAAGCGGTCTTGAAGACCTCTGGGTGACTGTGGCACGTGACACATAGTACTCTGTGGATGGAGGGGTTTATATCCATCCATACTATGCAGTGCTATTTGAAAACTAATCCATCAGCTGCTTTGGCATGGGAAAACACTTTTACTGTGCATGagataatatataaatataatattcaaTTGCCAAGACTTAATTAGAACAGCTGACATAATAAGTCTggttacaaaaacaaatggaattgtttcttttgtttaaaaaggATCACTCAGTTTAGCCTTATAAAATCACTTGCTGGTGTTAATTGTAGGAATTGTAAATTTCAGCAAATGTgaataagtttttttttttctacagagAATTTACAAGgtaaaaaactaaatgtacAAGATAATATGAAAACCAGTCAAATACATCAATTACATCATTAACAATGGGCTTGTGCTTTACCCAGGAAAAGTAGGCCTGCTGACTGTGCGTCCCCTGGGGTCCACGCTGGGGACCAGCACCAGGGGTGGCAGAGTGGCAGGGCTCAGTTGTCACAGCGTTCTTAGGTGAAGTTgacttgtcttttttttattttttttaaatttcatttttggtaatcccccccccaccccccaaaaaaagggaCGACAGAGGGTGTCAAAGGCTAACCCCTATGGCTAAGGAGCATCTCTCACAGAACAGGGGGTTTGGGGCTCCAACTCCTCCACTTTTTTAGGGGACTGAGGACGTTGATGTCACTACATGAGGCCGTTCGTGGGGCCACCGATGGGACCCAGTTCGGATCCACTCTTCATGTAGTACTTTTCTAGCTTGGCCAGAATGTGCTTCCCGTAGGTGTACTTGCGTAAAGTGGCAATGTGAGGCCGGATctgaaaaagggagagagggcAAAGATCAGCAAATTCAAACTAGCTTAAGTGATTTATATTCAATTACGTTATCTACAACAATGCTGATGGTCAATTAAAGTCATTATTCAAGCAAAGAGCCCATAGATTAACCAACTTTGTTTCACATTGATTAAGAGCGACTGGTGGAAGTTTCATTATGAACTGAAGTTACTTTTTCTGCAGCTgcaaattaatcaaaatataactGAAATCACAGTACTTGCAAGTGCAGTATTCAAATCAAAAAGGCTTTctctctaaaaaaacaaaacaaaactgaagcaAGAAGTTTGAATTGAAGTGGTTAGAATACAACACAAGTGGCcttataatataaataaatataaagaaatgaagcaaataaatagtaaatgtgtgtatgtgtaaaaaCACTAGGAGGAAGTATTActttattgattaattgtgaCAAAACATCATTAAATTGACGCACTGCATCGGTCAACTATGGAGGCGTATGGCCACAAGGAATAAAGTCAGGTTAGGACATGGACATTTTATTGTTAACAATATGAAAAGTTTCACATTATAATGTTACATTAAACATGTAAGAAGGTTACAAAAGAATAGACACTGCATATAGATGAACCAACTGGAACCTTATAAACACTTAAAAATTTGTGAACAGGTCTTATCAAGTCCTATCAAGTCCAAGTCATTGAAATGTTCTGATGTTGgaggataaaaaaaaggttatatTAAATCTTCggtaaagtgtttttttaggATGAATTTTTCTTTGCATCTCTTCAAACCTTTAGTCCAAATATGAATTCACTAAGACAAAGGCTTAAACTCTGACCAGCTGTTTCATATGAGTCCCCTAATTAAATATCCTTGTGATCACAGGGACTTAGAGATGTACCAACCTTGTGCATGATGATTTTGCGCTGAGCAGGTTCTGCCATGTCAATCATTCTTTGGACAACGTAGTTGGCATACTGGTCCTTCATCATGGTGTACAGGGCGCTGTGGGGCCCATCTTTCTGGCAGCACACTTCGTCAATTAGCAGAGCTCTCTCTGCACGTGAGGAGTGGATCACACACTTCTCCACGACATtactgaggacacagagagaaaagctTTTATAACACAAATGAATTCATAACTGAGATGAAGGAGTTGCAGTCATGGTCATGTCCTGGTGGATGCTTTTTATAAATCTATTTAGAGAGTTTGAATCAGATTCCTTTTATGTCAATGTTCTTATTGTGATACATAATAATGAAAAGGCAAGTTGAattgatgttttaaaaatgaaccaGTGGGTGGTGTATTGAAAATGTGTCATTAGAAACATTTTACGTGTCTCACTGCAATGACTTTCCCAATATGCTGTTGTGCTAGAATGGTAAATAAACATTGTAAGAATGGTAATTAACAATTTAATTTTCTTATTAAtggtgaaaataaaacttttttcaaaTTGATTTGAGATTCAAATCGATTGTTTCAGCGATTTATTGTTGGGTATTAAAGtggcaactattttgatcatCAATGGAGTAACTAACAGCAACAAACAAGTCTCTCAGATTCTCGCTtcttaaaatgcaaatattttctgAATATGACAGAAACTTGGGTTGTGGTCTAAGCAAGACATTTTTAGTGCGCCATCTTGggctttgagaaacactgattgacatcACCTTCaccattttcaaaatatttacaGATCAAACAACCAATCAATTAACTGAGAAactaatcaataatgaaaataaacattaattgcGGGCCTAAAACATAGCTTACCTTGCAAATTTGTGTTGGCTAAGGACGAGAACCTTCCCACGAACCTCTGCGACTATCTTGCTCTTATCCTCTGGCCTGCCGTGCTCCAAAACATGCTGAATGACGTAGTTACCGTACTGATCCTGCAGGAGGCAGTGGAAGCGTGAGCTCAAGGTACACAGCCAGCGCAATAGAAATTAATCATAAAGGACTACGTGCGACACCCTTTATTCTGATTGATACTCATGCACTACTTTTCACCATTGGTCTTAATTGGTGTGAGATAATCATGCATGTCTACGATGATAGACGAATGAGTGACACCCCCATCAGTAGTCTAACAAATAACCCTTACGTCATCACTGCGGAAGGTCAGACAAAACAgatgctgctggtttggagtgcTGCTGACCAGACAACACAACCAATAGCATCTTTGCCCCTTCAGAAATGGGTGATAGACAGTTATGGGTGTGGTTTTAGTGTGACAAGATGGAGACAAGAACTCACCTGACCAAGCAACAAATAATACCACACTGACTTGATCTTTTTTATAAGTAGTAATTTGTTGGGTAGGTAACATAATCTCCAcctttaattaatcaattagccTTCAAATCCATTTCCTGTCAATCTGTTTTAACAACAACCTGCATTCTTTAGCTCTTGGACTTAAAAGTATTCAAGGTGAAGTGATTTACAAACACTTTAGTTGCCCAAAGAGTTTAAAAACTCCCAGAAATCTTCTATCAAATAATTACATGGATATCaagaaggaaacagaaaaacagattgaTCAAGAGATGCTGGAGGCAAAAGAGGGATCATCAGACAGCAGGGAAGCATGTGCCTTGTAATTTCCTCTGTGACATAAAGCAAGAGAGGAAAGAAGGTGAGAAAAAGGCGGCTCAGTGGGTTAGGAGAAGGCCTGTAAAAGAAGTTGGGAGCTGGAGAActatctaaatgttaaattagattgtttataaaagaaaagattaaaaaaaaagggaaagaggaggggagaacGGGGACATCCGCGAGAGAGAGGCAAATTGCTCTGACCTTGAACAGTGCATCACGGGACACTGTATAATATGTTTTGGGTGTCATCTCCAATGATACGCCTTGATATTTCTAGATGGAATAAGTGAGGGGGCAGGGTGGATGTTTAAATAATCACATATGTCAGATGTAATGACAGctaacagcacatttacattCATCCTTACATGTTACACTTAGCAAGACCACAAAAACTACACAGGAACAATGACAGGCTGAAAATATGAAATGCTGAAAACATGAAGGACACATgcgaaaacacatttctcaacaACCATCAGTCACATCTAgcaactgttaaaaaaaacaaacaaaaaaaacaaaagacttctGCAAACAAAGTGGGCTTAGAAACGAGACAAGACTGGAGACAGATGTGCTTACCTGGCCCAGCTGTTCAGAGTGCTGATGCAGCTCTTCCAGGATGGGCAGAGTCTGCTCCTGGGTGCAGTGCTCCAAAATCCTTTGGATGACTCTGCAGCCATAAGGGTGTGTGGAGAGCACAAACACCTGCGAAAGAAGAATTGATATAAATTGGGTGGATACACTGGATTGAACAGGCAATATTACACTGATTCTtccaaaacatttcttttcaacTCATTCTAATAACTCCTGGGCTCCAAGATTAATTTGCATTTGATAAATTGACAGTGTTTAATGTTCATGGTATGGATCcagaagttttttttccctttggtTTGGTTTCAGTCAGAGGAAATAAACATTTGGATTCATGAACAGgtcttttaaaaacacttaattgTAAATTGGTGGGGATGAAAAAATTAAGATTTTAAGGGGTACGTCGGGCAGCTGAGTTACTGCTTATAATAATAAACCCACCTGTCCCTGAAAGGCATCAATAATGAACTGCAGGGCCTGCGGCTGGACACACTCAATACACTTCTGCACCACATGGTTGCCATTCTGGTCCTTGACACACTTCAAGACGTGGCCATCAAGCTCTCGGACGATGTCGCTCTGAAGTGAAGTAAATAGGGACCATTACTACAAATGTCAGTGTTCACATTGAAAatagaagagaaaaataattttaagaAGCTCTCAATATAACACTGTTAGCAGAAACTTTGTGAAAAATAAGTGAAAGCTCACTTACAATTACCTGCTGGTCTGAGGAAATCGACTCCAGGGCTTTCTGAATGACCCTGCAACCATACATCTGCAAAGCCAGGGGCAGGACGTGTCCACGGATACGTGTTGCCAAAGCCAGCTTTTGGTCTGCACTTCCAAACTAACcgacacaaaacaaactcaaTTTTCCACAGATGCAACAGAACAAAAGAGTCTCTGCTctaacaaaacagaaatgacagCAAGGCTAACTTTAAACTGTCCCAACCTCAAAGAACTTTTGGATGACGTAATTCCCAAACACATCAGTCATCAGTTGGTATGCTGCTTGCAGAATCTCTCCGAACACCATCTGCCTCTCAGCAGGAGTGGCTCTTTCAAGCTTCTGCTGGATAAATCTAGACAGACGAGattggagaaagagagacagaaaattaaaatacaaatgcagTGCACTCCTAGTTTTTAGGTTTAAAATAGCCGAATCAAGTAGCATTTTATGCCAGAAAGCACATCTGAGCCACCTGGATCCATGCTGGTCTTGAGAGAACTCCACCATGTGTCCAGGCAGATCACGGAGCTGGAGGTTTGGGAAGCGATTGTTCCTGAAGTCCTCCAGTAGGCGGCTACGTCCGGATGGCATGACATCGGAGCGACTGTAGCGGGGTCGAGAGGGAGGGAACAGCTGGCTGCTGGAATTGAAGAGACTGGATGTCCCTCCGGCGCTCCGATACTTTGCCTCAGCTCCGGGCGCTGCAGAAATGTAACGCCCGCTGCCATTGGTCAGGCCACCTAGGATGACAAGGCAGTTGACCATGATCATTGTAGTTGTTACGTATAGTGACAGACCTCAAAATGAATTCACCATTTACATGAATATTAGGCTTACCTAGGTGAAGGCTAGAGGAAGATCCATGAGAGGAGGGCAGAGAAGGGGGAGGAGTGAGTGGGGAGTGACCTGGTGTGAGGCCAATAGGACTGGGTGAAGATGAGTATCCCAGGCTGTTGTAAAAGGGCTGGCCAATGGGGGTTAAACTGCTGCCGCCGCGTTTGTATAAGTCAGAACTTGCCAACAGAGAGTCCCTGCGAGATACACTGCTACTGGTAGAGCTGGATactgcagggaaaaaaaagaaaaaaagaccagTGTAAGTAAACAGATATTTTACAATAAACACGTTCTTTAATGGCCATGTAGCCTGTGGCTGAGTCACTGACCAGAAGAGCCAAAGCCTCCAAGAGCAGAGCCCAGGCCAACGCCAAGAGAGCCACCGGTACTGCTGAAGCCCAGGGAGGAGCTTGGAGGTGCAGCAGAATTGTGTGAGAAAAGGGAACTACTCTGAGACGTGTTGGGGACTGATCCAGAGCCATAAAATGAGCTGGAGGGCAGGCCACTGCTGGGTGGGGGAGCCTGTTGCTGCTGCGGCTGGGGCTGAGGTTGAGGCATTGAGCGGTACAGTCCGTTGGCTGGAGGACCAGACATGTTGTTACCGGAGCCAGATGCTGACACCGCAGCTGCTGGTTGAGGAAGAGAGGAACAGTGTGAAGGATAAAAGGAGAGCTACGGTCAGAATGGCTGCCAGTGGTACCAATTAAATGAGCTCAGAGAGGAGCGGATCCACACACTGAATAGTATACTGACAGGTAGACTAGTAATTACCAGCTTGTGCTGCTGCAGGGTTTATGAGGAGAGGGGTCTGGACTAGACGGACTGGCCCACCCAGACTAGTTCGGGCACCAGGTCCCATCACCAGGGCCCCAGTCTGGTCATAATAGGCTGCAGGGGCCAACACCTGATAACCTGAAATAATAAGGAGCAAAATGATTCAGCAATTATAGATAACACAGCAATTCAGAAAGGCCACTCAATAACAAAAAGTCTTGCACATTACTACAAAATATACTCAAAGAGCTGTTCAAATGACATCAAGCAGTGAAGACAACCAGTTTGTTTGTTAGGTGGTCTACCTACCAGGCATTCCTGCATAGGCCAGTGCAGGGtttgcagcagctgctgcagctagAGATTCTTGCTGGCTCTGTTGGCCTTGACCAGGTGTAAGAGGTCGCTGGTTGTTTCCTGTGCGCATCACCTGGAAGAAAAGGTAAGGATACAGTCACACCTACAAGCTCCCAAAGTGCTACAAAAACTCCTGAGAACAActactattattttttttttgtatttctaagTTACAGTAAAAACCTAAAGCTAGTCAAAGACAAGTTAATATGCTTCATCTGGACTAAGTGGGTTCAGCTTGATCACACTTTGAGAGTTGCCTAGCAACTTAAACATCACCGCCATTGAATATTGATTAAAATGTTGATAAACTCTGAAGTATGTGATATCACCCAAGGACAGTAGGATAAATACAGAAATCCCTcatctaaaaacacacaaaacgtAACAATTAAATTTAGAAGCGgtttattttgtcttgtttgtttaactgtgtgtgtgctcatagAATTAGATGATTGAAACTTTGAAGCAAGAACCTGCTCTTCACAGGGCTGTACACTTAGCTTTTTCACTAGGAGCACAGGTGCTCCTAAATGAAAAAATTTAGGGGCACAGAAAATTTTTTAGGAGCACTATGAAATTTCTTAAATAACaattttattattaacactcaAATCACgtacacacagtaacacacatgtgcactcatacatataaacacagtgccaTCATAAGGCCTACTGCAACCCTCAGTTAAACACAGAACATCCCTGTCCCACATCTTTTTGTAGTCAGGTCGCCTGGCACGCTTGGCTGAGTTTATCCAGcgtgtgaaaaaagaaagaagttgtAAACTATGACCAGTGTTGAGCATGTTACTTTTGAACTG
It contains:
- the pum2 gene encoding pumilio homolog 2 isoform X5, with translation MSVPCSILGMNDVAWQETRGGMLHANGAPETGGVRVHGGGPLVTVGGAGQAPGVPHLQGMDRVVNPTPGTPQPPLSGRSQDDATVGYFFQRQPGEQLGGCTPSKHRWPTGDANHVDQVRAVDEMNYDFQALALESRGMGELLPAKKLWDSDELAKDGRKGMLLGEEWRDNAWGSSHHSVSQPIMVQRRPGQGFHGNGDANSVLSPRSEGGGLGVSMVEYVLSSSPGDKMDGRYRNGGYGGGDVDQDGREKSDAQEKVSPFEEDKSPEMKVGEESDPTKANGRGLLNGMDRDCKDFNPTPGSRQASPTEAVERMGPSQTGLEMMGQHHPHLQQHNPAQNKVPAEDFQNQEAQNMGGMEQQAGVESLQFDYAGNQIQVDSSGTPVGLFDYSSQQQLFQRSNPLTVQQLTAAQQQQYALAAAQQQHLAGLAPAFVPNPYIINAGPPGTDPYTAAGLAAAATLAGPTVVPPQYYGVPWGVYPANLFQQQAASTANHSANQQASNQGPGPGQPQVMRTGNNQRPLTPGQGQQSQQESLAAAAAANPALAYAGMPGYQVLAPAAYYDQTGALVMGPGARTSLGGPVRLVQTPLLINPAAAQAAAVSASGSGNNMSGPPANGLYRSMPQPQPQPQQQQAPPPSSGLPSSSFYGSGSVPNTSQSSSLFSHNSAAPPSSSLGFSSTGGSLGVGLGSALGGFGSSVSSSTSSSVSRRDSLLASSDLYKRGGSSLTPIGQPFYNSLGYSSSPSPIGLTPGHSPLTPPPSLPSSHGSSSSLHLGGLTNGSGRYISAAPGAEAKYRSAGGTSSLFNSSSQLFPPSRPRYSRSDVMPSGRSRLLEDFRNNRFPNLQLRDLPGHMVEFSQDQHGSRFIQQKLERATPAERQMVFGEILQAAYQLMTDVFGNYVIQKFFEFGSADQKLALATRIRGHVLPLALQMYGCRVIQKALESISSDQQVISDIVRELDGHVLKCVKDQNGNHVVQKCIECVQPQALQFIIDAFQGQVFVLSTHPYGCRVIQRILEHCTQEQTLPILEELHQHSEQLGQDQYGNYVIQHVLEHGRPEDKSKIVAEVRGKVLVLSQHKFASNVVEKCVIHSSRAERALLIDEVCCQKDGPHSALYTMMKDQYANYVVQRMIDMAEPAQRKIIMHKIRPHIATLRKYTYGKHILAKLEKYYMKSGSELGPIGGPTNGLM
- the pum2 gene encoding pumilio homolog 2 isoform X2; the protein is MSVPCSILGMNDVAWQETRGGMLHANGAPETGGVRVHGGGPLVTVGGAGQAPGVPHLQGMDRVVNPTPGTPQPPLSGRSQDDATVGYFFQRQPGEQLGGCTPSKHRWPTGDANHVDQVRAVDEMNYDFQALALESRGMGELLPAKKLWDSDELAKDGRKGMLLGEEWRDNAWGSSHHSVSQPIMVQRRPGQGFHGNGDANSVLSPRSEGGGLGVSMVEYVLSSSPGDKMDGRYRNGGYGGGDVDQDGREKSDAQEKVSPFEEDKSPEMKVGEESDPTKANGRGLLNGMDRDCKDFNPTPGSRQASPTEAVERMGPSQTGLEMMGQHHPHLQQHNPAQNKVPAEDFQNQEAQNMGGMEQQAGVESLQFDYAGNQIQVDSSGTPVGLFDYSSQQQLFQRSNPLTVQQLTAAQQQQYALAAAQQQHLAGLAPAFVPNPYIINAGPPGTDPYTAAGLAAAATLAGPTVVPPQYYGVPWGVYPANLFQQQAASTANHSANQQASNQGPGPGQPQVMRTGNNQRPLTPGQGQQSQQESLAAAAAANPALAYAGMPGYQVLAPAAYYDQTGALVMGPGARTSLGGPVRLVQTPLLINPAAAQAAAVSASGSGNNMSGPPANGLYRSMPQPQPQPQQQQAPPPSSGLPSSSFYGSGSVPNTSQSSSLFSHNSAAPPSSSLGFSSTGGSLGVGLGSALGGFGSSVSSSTSSSVSRRDSLLASSDLYKRGGSSLTPIGQPFYNSLGYSSSPSPIGLTPGHSPLTPPPSLPSSHGSSSSLHLGGLTNGSGRYISAAPGAEAKYRSAGGTSSLFNSSSQLFPPSRPRYSRSDVMPSGRSRLLEDFRNNRFPNLQLRDLPGHMVEFSQDQHGSRFIQQKLERATPAERQMVFGEILQAAYQLMTDVFGNYVIQKFFEFGSADQKLALATRIRGHVLPLALQMYGCRVIQKALESISSDQQVISDIVRELDGHVLKCVKDQNGNHVVQKCIECVQPQALQFIIDAFQGQVFVLSTHPYGCRVIQRILEHCTQEQTLPILEELHQHSEQLGQKYQGVSLEMTPKTYYTVSRDALFKDQYGNYVIQHVLEHGRPEDKSKIVAEVRGKVLVLSQHKFASNVVEKCVIHSSRAERALLIDEVCCQKDGPHSALYTMMKDQYANYVVQRMIDMAEPAQRKIIMHKIRPHIATLRKYTYGKHILAKLEKYYMKSGSELGPIGGPTNGLM